ACGGGATCTCGCCGCGGGCGTTCCCCGGCACGGCCGACGGCGCGCACATGTCCACCGGCCTCGAACACGACGAGCAGGGCCGCCGGACCGAGGACACCGAGATGCGCGTCGAGCAGGTCGACAAGCGCAACCGCAAGGTGGAGACGGCCCGCGAGCGCGAGGACTGGAGCCCGCGCGAGTTCGGCGACGCGGACGCGGACACCCTCGTGATCACCTGGGGGTCGAACGAGGGCGCGCTCGCGGAGGCGGTGGAGTTCCTCGACGAGGAGGGCATCGACGTGCGGGTCCTCTCGGTCCCGTACGTGTTCCCGCGGCCGGACCTCTCGGATGACGTCGCGGCGGCCGAGACGACGGTCGTCGTCGAGTGTAACGAGCGGGGGCAGTTCGCCGACCTCGTCGAGCACGACGTGCTCGAACGGGTCGACCGGATAAACAAGTACAACGGCGTGCGGTTCAAGGCCGACGAACTCGCAGACGACATCAAAGCGACCCTCGCGGAGGGGGTGGAGGCGTAACCAATGAGCTCAGACATTCGATTCACCGACTTCAAGTCCGACAAGCAGCCGACGTGGTGTCCGGGGTGCGGCGACTTCGGCACGATGAACGGGATGATGAAGGGCCTCGCGGAGACGGGGAACGACCCCGACAACACCTTCGTCGTCGCCGGCATCGGCTGCTCCGGGAAAATCGGCACGTACATGCACAGCTACGCGCTCCACGGCGTTCACGGGCGCGCCCTTCCCGTCGGAACCGGCGTCAAGATGGCCCGGCCCGACATCGAAGTGATGGTCGCCGGCGGCGACGGCGACGGCTACTCCATCGGCGCGGGCCACTTCGTCCACGCCGTCCGGCGGAACGTCGACATGACGTACGTCGTGATGGACAACCGCATCTACGGGCTGACGAAGGGGCAGGCCTCCCCCACCTCGCGCGAGGACTTCGAGACGTCGACGAGCCCCGACGGTCCGAAACAGCCCCCGGTCAACCCCCACGCGCTGGCGCTCGCCTCGGGCGCGACGTTCATCGCGCAGTCGTTCTCCTCGGACGCGCTCCGCCATCAGGAGATCATTCAGGAGGCCATCGAGCACGACGGGTTCGGCTTCGTGAACGTCTACTCGCCGTGCGTCACCTTCAACGACGTCGACACCTACGACTACTTCCGCGACTCGCTGGTCGACCTGAAGGAGGAGGACCACGACCCGACCGACCGAGAGGACGCGAAAGACGTCATCCTCGACAACGAGAAGGAGCACCAGGGCGTCATCTACCGAGACGAGTCGTCGGTGCCGTACCACGAGCAGCACGGCGTCGACGAGGACATGTCCGTCCTCCCGGACGGCGCGCCCGAGAGCGCGACCGACCTCGTCCGCGAGTTCTACTGAACCGGTCGTCCGGGGCGGGTAATTCCGTCCTCTCGTGACGGCCAAAACCGGCCGAACGCCGGTGTCCGAACGGATTTTTCGCCGGGTTTCAGCAAGCCTAATTAGGTGGGTCCGCATCGTTCGTATATGGTTGACCGCTACGACGTCGCGATCGCCGGCGCGGGCCCGGCGGGGGCGCAGTGCGCCCGCGATCTGGCGACGCGCGGCTACGACGTCGTCGTCTTAGAGACGGAGTCGGAAGACGAGTTCCCGCGACAGAGCAACAAGTCGACCGCCGGCACGTTCCCGTCGATGATGTCCTCGTTCGGGATCCCGGACGACGTCGTGATGTCGTACACCGACGACGTCGTGTTGGAGTCGCCCAACGAGTACTACGCGAGCTACCAGCCGGGGGCGGTGCTGGAGTTCGCGGATTTCAAGCGGTTCCTCGTCGAGGACGGCCGCGAGAACGGCGCGGAGTACCGCTTCGACGCGCGCGTCTCGCGCCCGATCCTCGACGACGACGGCGTCATCGAGGGGATCCGCTACAACGGCGACGAGGAGCTGTACGCCGACGTCGTGATCGACGCCACCGGCCCGGCCGCGCCGATCGCGAGCGCGCTCGACGTCGTCGACCTCGAACGGGAGAACCAGGCGATCGGCATCGAGTACGAGATGGAGGGCGTCGAGATGAACCACCCCGAGTACGCTGACCTCCGGCGCGCGATGATGCTCCGGCTGGACCACGACATCGCGCCCGGCGGCTACTCGTGGATCTTCGCGACCGGCGAGGACACCGCGAAGGTCGGCCTGTGTTACATCCAGAACGACCGCCACCGCGAGTTCGCCGAGGCGGGCAAGACGGTCGACGGCTACCTCGACGACTGGGTGAGCCGCGACCCCCGCTTCGCCGACGCCGAACAGATCGGCGAGAAGGTCCACCGCGGCTCCGCGCACATCCAGATGCCGGACCAGATGCACACGGATCGCTTCCTCGCGATCGGCGACACGGTCCCCACCATCGACCCGCTGTGGGGCGAGGGGATCCACAAGGGGATGAAGTCGGCCCGCGCCGCGGCCGCGACCGTCGACCGGTGTCTCACCGACTCGGAGCGCCGCCTCGACGCCGATAGCCTCGCGGTCTACGAGCGGCTCTGGCACCGCGACGTGGCCCCGCGGATGAAGGCGCGGCTGATGCTCACGCGCCTGCTGTACCTCGCGCCCAACGAGCGGTACGACCGGTTCATGCGCGACCTCCGGCGGACCGACGAGAACACGCTGGAGAAGGCGAATCAGGGAGACAAGGCGGCGATGGCGAAGCTGCTCCACCTCTCCGACGTCCCGCTGTTGACGAAGTTCGCGCGCGAGCGACTCGACGTCTGAGACCGCGGAAACGCCGCGGCGAAGGTAGAACGGAAGTGCGAACGCGAGCGTCCGTCGCGTCTATCGCTCGTCGATCGGGACGAACTCGGCGTCCTCGGGGCCGGTGTACCGGGCGCGGGGGCGGATGAGGCGATTGTCCTCCTGGTACTCGGCGACGTGGGCGATCCAGCCGCCGACGCGGCTCATCGCGAAGATGGGCGTGTACATGTCGACGGGGATCCCGAGGGTGTCGTAGACGGAGCCGGAGTAGAAGTCGACGTTCGGGGCGATTCCCTTCTCGACGAGGCCCTGATCGGTGAGGTACTCCTCGATCGCGGTGGTGTAATCGAGCCACTTGGTGTCACCCGACGACTCGGCGAGGTCGCGGAGCTTCTCTTCGAGGATCACCGCGCGGGGGTCTTTCACCTTGTAGACGCGGTGGCCGAAGCCGGGAATGCGTCCGCCGCCGTCGCGGGTGTCTTTCACCCACTGGACGGGGTCCTTCGAGGAGGCGTCGATCTCGTGGAGCACCTCCATCACGTCCTGGTTGGCCCCGCCGTGGAGGGGGCCGGAGAGCGCGCCGATGCCGCCGGTGACGCCGGAGTAGACGTCCGCCATCGTCGAGCCGATCACCATCGCGGTGAACGTGGAGGCGTTGAGCCCGTGGTCGGCGTGGAGGGTGAGCGCCATGTCGAACGTCTCCTCGCTCACGGCGTCCGGCTCGGTCCCGGTGAGCATGTAGAGGAAGTTCCCGGCGTGCGAGAGCTCCGGGTCGGGCGCGACCGGCTCCTCACCCTGACGGACGCGCTCGAACGCGGCGAGGACCGTCGGGATCTTCGCCGTGATCCGCCGGCCCTGCCGGAGGGTGGCCTCGCCGTCGTCGGCGCTCTCGTCGCCCTCAGGGTCGTAGGCTGACAGCATCGACGTCGCGGTCCGGAGCGCGGCCATCGGACGCTCCCCGGCGTCGGCGAGGGCCCGGACCGTCTCGATGACGTCGTCGTCCACGTCGCGCTCCGCCGCCAGATCGGCGGCGAACGCGTCGAGTTCCGCGGCGGTAGGGAGAGAACCGTGCCACAGCAGATACAGCACCTCCTCGTAGCTCGCGCCGCGAGCGAGGTCCTCGATGTCATATCCGCGGTACACGAGCTTCCCGACCTCGCCGTCGACGTAGCTCAGATCCGACTCCGCGACGAGGACGCCCTCGAGCCCGCGTTTTAACTCATCGGCCATACCACGTCGTTCCGACCACCGGCAAAAAAGCGTTATCTTTCAGGAGGGATACGTTTCGTCGATCGTGGTACGTCGCAGCGTCGAACGACGACGTGACAGGCTTCGGAAACGTCCGAGGCGGACTGCGGTCCCTCGGTTCCGCCCGCTCAGCGCGCCGGAACGACCGTCACCGTTCGGTTCCGGTCGATCGCGTCCTCCAGCTCCTCGGCGATGGCGGAACCGCGGGAGACCTGGACCTCGCCGCCGCGGCCGACGGTGGCGGTGAAGAGGTACTCCCCGTCGGCGCGCACCTCGACCGTCTCGCCGACGCCGTCGTCGACGTCGATGACGACGTGCCGCGAGGTGATCTCCGGGGCGACCACCGTTCCGCGCTCGGCCCCGACCTGTCCCCCGCCGCTGCCGTTATCAGCGGCACCGCCCGCCGGGCCCTGCCCCGACCCGCCGGGCTTCTCGTCGTGTGTGCGGACGTCGATGTCGATCCCGAGGCGGTTCTCGATGTCGGCGATGCGGCCGCCGCCCTTCCCGATCACCGTGCCGATGTCGCCCTCGGTGACGTAGACGACCGCCTCGTCGTCGCCGTTCAGCTCCACGTCGACGTGGCCGTGCGCGACCGATCGGATCTCCCGTTCGATCTCCTTTTTCGCGATGCGGCCGACGCCGGAGTCACCCCCCGCCTCGCCGCCGTCCTCGTCGAGCGGGACGGTGACGACCTGCCGGTTGAACGTGTAGATCTCGTACTCCGGCCGGCCCGTCTCGAAGTTCGACACCTGAATGACCGGGCGCGCGAGGTCTTCGGCGGTGAGGCCCGCCGGGACCTTCACCTCGGTCGTCACGTCGTACACGGTGTGGACCTCGCCGGCCTCGATGTAGACGACGGTGTCGACGATCTGCGGGATCATCCCGAGCTCGACGCGGCCGACGAGGCGCTGGAGCGCGTCGATGGCGCGCGAGGCGTGGACGACGCCGACCATCCCGACGCCGGCCATCCGCATGTCCGAGAACACCTCGAAGTCGTTCGTCTTCCGCACCTCGTCGTAGATGGTGTAGTCCGGCCGGACCAGGAGGAGCGAGTCGGCGGTGTTCTCCATCTCGCCGCCGAGCGCGCCGTACTGGGTGATCTCCGGGCCGACCTGGAGGTCCCGCGGCTTCTCCATCGTCTTCACCGCGTAGTCGCTGTCGTTCAGGAACTCCGCGACCGCCTGCGCGAACGTCGACTTCCCGGCACCGGGCGACCCGGAGATGAGCACGCCGCGCTTCCGCTCCGTGAACCGGTCGCGCAGTTCGTCCGCGAACTCGTAGTCGTCGAGCGTCGTCTTCGCGATCGGTCTGACGGCCGTGATCTCGATGCCGTCGGCGAACGGCGGCCGCGCGACCGCGATCCGGTAGTCCCGGAACTGGACGATGTCCATCCCGTCGTCGGAGAGCTCGATGAAGCCCTCGTTGGACTGCCGGGCGAGGTCGACGATCGAGTTGGCCCACTCGCGCATCTGCGCCTCCTCGGTCGGCTCGTCGTCGATCTCGACGTAGCGCATCTCGCCGAGGCTCCCGCGTTTCGCCTTCGGAACGGTGCCCGTCTTGAGGTGGACGGACATCGTCTCGTCGGTGAAGAAGTCCCGAATCGGCAGGTCGTCGACGACGCCGCGGGCGACGGGTTCGACGTACTCCACGTCGAGCCCCTTCGCGCGGGCGACCTCGGCCTGGACCACGTCGCTGGACAAAAGCGTCGCGTCGTGGTCGGCGGCCAGGTCGCGGATCAGCGCGTCCACGTCGCCCTCGTGGGCGTTCGAGCGGGCGTCGCCGCTGGCGCGCTCGCCGACGTACCGCAGTTCGATGGTCCCGTCGTCGGCGTGGTCGGCGAGGCGCTTGAGTTCGCTCAACCCGTCCCAGCCGGATTCGAGCCCGTCGTTCGCCTGCGACTCGAGTTCGCCGACGACCGCCTCCGGGACGAACACGGTGACCGACTCGTAGGTCCCGTCCGCGACGCGTTCGGACACGCGGCCGTCGACGACCGCGCTCGTGTCCGGTACTACGTTCATACCGAGGATCGGTCCGGGAGGCGTATAAGGGTGTTCGACCGGGGGCCGCGGCGACCGGCCCGCGACCGCCCCCGCCTCGCCGACGGCGACCGAGTCCGCGGCGGCCGGTTCGACCTCGCCGCTCGCAGCCCGATCAGTCGTCCGCGGCGGCCGGCTCGGCCTCGTCGCTCGCGAGGCGCTCGGCGTAGGCGGTGAAGTTGTCGAACAGCGCCTTCGCCTCGCAGGCGGCGTCGTACGCCGCCGGCGTGATCGACTCCAAGACGGCGTCGACGCGGGCGTCGCCGATCTGGTCGCGCTTCCCGTCGGTCACGTCGCGGGCGGTCTCGGCGTCGTACTCGGGGTGGAACTGGACGCCCCAGCAGTGGCCGTCGCGGAACGCGTGGACGCCGCGGTCGTTCTCGGCGAGCAGCGTCGCGGACGGCGGGAGTTCGACCACCGCGTCGCCGTGGGTGGTGAACGCGGTGAACGACTCGTCTATCCCCTCGAACAGCGGGTCCTCGCGGGTCTGACGGATCTCGTTGTAGCCGATCTCGAATCCGTCCATCCCGGCGACGCGGCCGCCGAGCGCCTCCGCGAGCACCTGGTGGCCGTAACAGACGCCCAGCACCGGGCAGCCGGCGTCGGCGGCCTCGGCGACGTAGTCGACCAGCGGCGGGATCCACGCCTCGTCCCAGTAGACCGACGAGCGCGACCCGGTCACGACGACGCCGTCGAACTCGGTGTGGTCGGGGAGGTCCCCGGAAACGGCGTCGAACTCGACGAGGTCGGCGTCGATCTCTCTGCGGAAGTTCCGACGCGTGTTCGCGCCGTCGTGAGCGGCGTTCAACAGGGCGAACCGGAGGCGAGTCATTGCCGGAACGGAGAGCCGAGAGCGACAAAACGGTTACGACGCCGGACGCGCCGGCCGACGACGCGGACACGCGGAACGACGGCGGTCGGCGGCGTCCGCCGACCTCACTCGAACGTCGCGCTCGCGTGCTCCGCCAGCCACCCGGCGAGCATGTCGTTCACCGCGGCGGACGCCTCGACGCCGACGAGGTGTCGAGCGCCCTCGATCGGATGGAACTCGCCGCGGGGGAGTCCCTCCGCGAGCGTCTCGCCGGCGGTGACGGGACAGACCGTGTCGTCGGTCCCGTGGACGACCAAGGCCGGCGTCGCGACCTCGAAGAGTTCGTCGGCCAGATCGAACTCGTCGAGCGCGGCGCGGTGCGCCTCGTACGCCTCGCGGTCGGCGTCCTCGGCGAGCCGCCACTCCGCGATCCGCGAGAGCGCGTCCGGGTGCGCCTCGCGGAAGTCGACGGAGAGGAGCCCGTTCAGCGACCCCTCGACCGCGGCGGGGTCGGCCGGGTCGGCCCAGACGCCGTCGGCGTTGTACGCGTCGCCCGCCGGCGGCGTCCCGAGGAGCGCGAGGCTCGCCGGTCGCGAGGAGGTCAGTGCGGCCGTCAGTGCGACGGTGCCGCCGAGCCCGTAGCCGACGAGGTGGGCGTTCCGGACCCCCTCGGCCGCGCACACCGCCTCGACGTCGGCCGCGAGCGTCTCGATCGAGTAGGGGCCGGGCGGCGCGTCCGACCGTCCGACGCCGCGCGTCTCCGGCGTGATCACCGTGTGGGGGCCAGCGAGGGCGGCGTGTTGCCAGCCGAACTGCCACGCGCCGAGCCCCGCGTCGCCGCAGAAGACGACCGCCTCGTCGGGGTCGCCGGCGTCGGGGGCGTCCACCTCGTACCGGATCTCCGCGCCGGCGTTTGTCGCGTAGGGCATAGTGAACTCGCGGAGAGTCCGTCAGGCCTCCTGGAGGCTGCGGAGGACGTCCGGTGCCGCCTCCAAGGCGTCGTCGAGCGCGTCGGCGTCCGGGCCGCCGCCCTGCGCGAAGTCCGGCGGCCCGCCGCCGCCGCCGCCGACGCGGCCGGCGAGCTCCGAGACCACCTGCCCGGCGTTCACGTCGACTCCGTCCGGGACGCCGACGACGAAGCTCGCGGAGCCGCCGGCACCGCTGCCGATCACCGCGACCTTCCCGTCGTCGACGTGGGCGTTCGCGGTGGCGCGGAGCTCGTCGGCGTCGCCGTCGAGCCGCTGGATGACCGCGGTCGCCCCGCCGACCTCGACCTCCTCGGCGTCGGCACCGCCGGAGGCGCGCGCGGTCGCGAGCTCCTCTTTGAGCGACTCGATCTCCTTGCCCCGGGCCTTCCACTCCTCGAAGAAGCGCTCGGCGGTGTCCGGCACGTCGAGCGGGTCGACGTCCAACACGTCGGCCGCGTCGTACAGCGCGTCCTCGGTGCGCTGGGTCGCCTCAACCGCGGCGGCACCCGCCGCGAACACGATGCGCTCGACGCCGTCCTGAACCGGCTCGGTCTTCAACACCTTCACCGCGCCGATCTCGCCGGTGCGGTCGACGTGGGTGCCCGCGCAGGCCTGAACGTCGGCGTCGCCGACGTGGATCAGGCGGACGTTCGTTCCCGGCGGGACGCCGCCCTGATACAGGTCGAAGCCGTGTTCGGCCTCCGCCTCGTTCCGGTCGGGCCACTCCTGCCGGACGGGCACGTCGTCGCGGACCAGCTCGTTGGCGACGCGCTCGATCGCCTTCACGTCCTCGCGGGTGATGCGCTCGAAGTGGCGCACGTCGAGGCGCGCGGAGTCGGTCCCCTTCTGGGCACCGGCCTGCCGGACGTGGCCGCCGAGCACCTCGCGGGCGGCGTGGCCGATGAGGTGCGTCGCGGTGTGGTGCGCCCGGAGGCGGTCGCGGCGGTCGCCGTCGACCTGCCCGCGGACGAACTCCCCCTTCCCAGGGTCGGCGTCCGTGCGGTGGAGGACGATCCCGTCGGTCTCCTGTACGTCGGTGACGTCGACGGTCGTCTCGCCGACCGTGAGCTGTCCCCGGTCGGTGGGCTGTCCGCCGCCCTCGGGGTAGAACATCGTCTGGTCTAAGACGACGTCGTACCCCTCCTCGGCCTCCAACACGTCGAGGACGACCGCCTCGAACTCGGTGCGCCCCTGGTCGTCGTAGAACAGCTTCTCGGTCTCGGGGAGGTCGGCGAGCCGCTCGTCGCGCTCGTCGGCGGCCTCGGCGGCGTCGGCCTCCTCGTGTCTGTCGGCGACGAGCGCGTAGAAGTCGTCGGGCACGTCGACGGTCGCGCCCCGCTCGTCGGCGATGTCGGCGACCATGTCGGGCTGGATCCCGTGGGAGTCGTACAGCTCCAACAGCTCCTCGGTCGGGATCGGCTCGCCGGTGCCGGCGTACTCGTCGGCGAGCTGTTCGACCTTCCGGGCACCGCGCTCCAGCGTCTCCTCGTACTTCCGCTCCTCGCTGCGCACGATCTCGCGGACCGTGTCGCGGTTCTCGTAGCCGAGCCGATCGGCCTGCATGTCGACCAGCTCGTCGAGCGGGGCGTCGACGCCGACCTCGTCGACGAGCCGCTTCATCCGGCGCAACACCATCCGCGCGAGGTAACCCGTCCCGACGTTGGAGGGGACGATCTCGTCGCCGAACATGTACGCGAGCGTCCGCGAGTGGTCCGCGATCGCGTAGATCGATTCGAGCGGCTCGACCAGTTCGCGCAGCCGCTCGACGTCGACATCGAGCCGGTCTGCGATCTCGCCGCGCGCGGCCTCAACGTCGTCGACGTCGTCGATGTCGAGCCGTCCGGAGAGCTTCGCGGCGCGGTGGATCAGCTCCCGCTCCGCCTCCGTGTGCTCGATCCCCGCGTTGTCCTTCAGGAATTCGATGGCGTCGGGGTAGATCGCCTCGTACACCGTCGCGGTCCCCTGGCTCATCCACGTCCACCGCTCTAACCCGTAGCCGGTGTCGACGATGTACGTGTCCATGAACGAGTACGTGTGCCCGTCCTTCATCTCGTAGTCGCCGTCGGGGTCCCGCTCCATACACATGAAGACGAGCGTCGCCAGCTCGGCCCCCTTGTAGATGACCTCGATTGCGGGCCCGGCGTTGCCGCCGCCGACCCACGGGTCCTCGATGTAGGTGATCTCTTCGAGGTCCGCCCCGAGGCTCTCGAACAGTTCGTCGCAGTACCGGACCGTCTCGTCTTTCCAGTACACCTCGCCGTGGTAGGCGTACTCGCCCTCCTCGACCTCCTCGCGCGTGTTGAACGCGTGGTGGGCCATCATTTCGAACGCCATCGTGTGCCGGCCCGTCTTCCCGACGTTGTCGATGTCCTGCATCCGGATACAGGGCTGGGAGACGGTCAGCGGGTTCGCCGGCGGCGGCGTCTGCCCGGAGGTGACCAGCGGCTGGAAGTCGTAGATGGACGCCTGCGTCAGGAGGACGTCGTCGCGCCAGCGGTTCGCGGCGACCGGGTACGGGTCGATCCGCTCGTGACCGTGCTCCTCGAAGAAAGAGAGGAACGCCTCGCGCATCTCCGACAGCGAGTGGGCCTCGGGGAAGCCCGGGTCGTCGATGAAGCTGTAGTCCGCACATGGCGGCTCGCCGCACAGTTCGCGGTCGGCGTCGCGGGTCCAGAAGTGCGCGCCACAGGAGGAACACTCCTTGCGCTCGAACCCCTCCTCCTCGAAGTAGTCGAGACGGTACTCCGCTTCGAGATCGCTCATTACACGAACGTGGCCCGTGTTGCTCCAAAAGGGTTCCGGGGTCGCTCGTCGGCGGTCGTGCGGGGAAACTCGACGCCGGTCCCGACGAGAAACCGACGGCGGGATCCGGACGCAACGTGTGGCCTCGACGACCGGTAAGAAGACTTATAATCTCGTGGAAGGCTATCATACACCATCGTGACTTCCGCGGTTGGCGAGCACGCGCTGGTCCTCGTGCTCGGCGACGACCCAGAACGCACCGGCGACGTGGGGAATCGGTTCGGCGCAGCGTGGAGCGCCTCCGACGGCGACCGGGAGGTGGCCGTCGAGACGCGCGCGGCGACCTCCGGCGACTTCGACGCGGAGCGGACCGACGACGCCGACGTGATCGTCGTCGTCGACGAGGCGGCGCTGGACCGCGTCCGGTCGGCCGACCGCGACGGGTTCGTGGTGGCGTACGTCGACGACCCGGCCGGCGAGACCGCCACCGATCCGGTCGTGGACGCGGTCGCCGGGACGCCCGAGGCGCTCGCGGAGACCGTGTCGTGGCTGCTCGCGCGCGACCGCCGGACGGTCACTCGGTCGGAGCCGACGCGGACGCCGTCGCGGGTCGAACGCCTCAACGCCGGCATGGCGGAACTCGCCGCCGTCAGGTCCGTCGACGAGGCGTATCGAGCCGCCATCGCGGTCGCCGAACGGGTGTTCCCCGAGTACCA
This genomic stretch from Halorubrum hochsteinianum harbors:
- a CDS encoding 2-oxoacid:ferredoxin oxidoreductase subunit beta; its protein translation is MSSDIRFTDFKSDKQPTWCPGCGDFGTMNGMMKGLAETGNDPDNTFVVAGIGCSGKIGTYMHSYALHGVHGRALPVGTGVKMARPDIEVMVAGGDGDGYSIGAGHFVHAVRRNVDMTYVVMDNRIYGLTKGQASPTSREDFETSTSPDGPKQPPVNPHALALASGATFIAQSFSSDALRHQEIIQEAIEHDGFGFVNVYSPCVTFNDVDTYDYFRDSLVDLKEEDHDPTDREDAKDVILDNEKEHQGVIYRDESSVPYHEQHGVDEDMSVLPDGAPESATDLVREFY
- a CDS encoding digeranylgeranylglycerophospholipid reductase; its protein translation is MVDRYDVAIAGAGPAGAQCARDLATRGYDVVVLETESEDEFPRQSNKSTAGTFPSMMSSFGIPDDVVMSYTDDVVLESPNEYYASYQPGAVLEFADFKRFLVEDGRENGAEYRFDARVSRPILDDDGVIEGIRYNGDEELYADVVIDATGPAAPIASALDVVDLERENQAIGIEYEMEGVEMNHPEYADLRRAMMLRLDHDIAPGGYSWIFATGEDTAKVGLCYIQNDRHREFAEAGKTVDGYLDDWVSRDPRFADAEQIGEKVHRGSAHIQMPDQMHTDRFLAIGDTVPTIDPLWGEGIHKGMKSARAAAATVDRCLTDSERRLDADSLAVYERLWHRDVAPRMKARLMLTRLLYLAPNERYDRFMRDLRRTDENTLEKANQGDKAAMAKLLHLSDVPLLTKFARERLDV
- the citZ gene encoding citrate synthase; this translates as MADELKRGLEGVLVAESDLSYVDGEVGKLVYRGYDIEDLARGASYEEVLYLLWHGSLPTAAELDAFAADLAAERDVDDDVIETVRALADAGERPMAALRTATSMLSAYDPEGDESADDGEATLRQGRRITAKIPTVLAAFERVRQGEEPVAPDPELSHAGNFLYMLTGTEPDAVSEETFDMALTLHADHGLNASTFTAMVIGSTMADVYSGVTGGIGALSGPLHGGANQDVMEVLHEIDASSKDPVQWVKDTRDGGGRIPGFGHRVYKVKDPRAVILEEKLRDLAESSGDTKWLDYTTAIEEYLTDQGLVEKGIAPNVDFYSGSVYDTLGIPVDMYTPIFAMSRVGGWIAHVAEYQEDNRLIRPRARYTGPEDAEFVPIDER
- a CDS encoding PINc/VapC family ATPase, whose translation is MNVVPDTSAVVDGRVSERVADGTYESVTVFVPEAVVGELESQANDGLESGWDGLSELKRLADHADDGTIELRYVGERASGDARSNAHEGDVDALIRDLAADHDATLLSSDVVQAEVARAKGLDVEYVEPVARGVVDDLPIRDFFTDETMSVHLKTGTVPKAKRGSLGEMRYVEIDDEPTEEAQMREWANSIVDLARQSNEGFIELSDDGMDIVQFRDYRIAVARPPFADGIEITAVRPIAKTTLDDYEFADELRDRFTERKRGVLISGSPGAGKSTFAQAVAEFLNDSDYAVKTMEKPRDLQVGPEITQYGALGGEMENTADSLLLVRPDYTIYDEVRKTNDFEVFSDMRMAGVGMVGVVHASRAIDALQRLVGRVELGMIPQIVDTVVYIEAGEVHTVYDVTTEVKVPAGLTAEDLARPVIQVSNFETGRPEYEIYTFNRQVVTVPLDEDGGEAGGDSGVGRIAKKEIEREIRSVAHGHVDVELNGDDEAVVYVTEGDIGTVIGKGGGRIADIENRLGIDIDVRTHDEKPGGSGQGPAGGAADNGSGGGQVGAERGTVVAPEITSRHVVIDVDDGVGETVEVRADGEYLFTATVGRGGEVQVSRGSAIAEELEDAIDRNRTVTVVPAR
- a CDS encoding type 1 glutamine amidotransferase, yielding MTRLRFALLNAAHDGANTRRNFRREIDADLVEFDAVSGDLPDHTEFDGVVVTGSRSSVYWDEAWIPPLVDYVAEAADAGCPVLGVCYGHQVLAEALGGRVAGMDGFEIGYNEIRQTREDPLFEGIDESFTAFTTHGDAVVELPPSATLLAENDRGVHAFRDGHCWGVQFHPEYDAETARDVTDGKRDQIGDARVDAVLESITPAAYDAACEAKALFDNFTAYAERLASDEAEPAAADD
- a CDS encoding alpha/beta fold hydrolase; amino-acid sequence: MPYATNAGAEIRYEVDAPDAGDPDEAVVFCGDAGLGAWQFGWQHAALAGPHTVITPETRGVGRSDAPPGPYSIETLAADVEAVCAAEGVRNAHLVGYGLGGTVALTAALTSSRPASLALLGTPPAGDAYNADGVWADPADPAAVEGSLNGLLSVDFREAHPDALSRIAEWRLAEDADREAYEAHRAALDEFDLADELFEVATPALVVHGTDDTVCPVTAGETLAEGLPRGEFHPIEGARHLVGVEASAAVNDMLAGWLAEHASATFE
- the alaS gene encoding alanine--tRNA ligase, which gives rise to MSDLEAEYRLDYFEEEGFERKECSSCGAHFWTRDADRELCGEPPCADYSFIDDPGFPEAHSLSEMREAFLSFFEEHGHERIDPYPVAANRWRDDVLLTQASIYDFQPLVTSGQTPPPANPLTVSQPCIRMQDIDNVGKTGRHTMAFEMMAHHAFNTREEVEEGEYAYHGEVYWKDETVRYCDELFESLGADLEEITYIEDPWVGGGNAGPAIEVIYKGAELATLVFMCMERDPDGDYEMKDGHTYSFMDTYIVDTGYGLERWTWMSQGTATVYEAIYPDAIEFLKDNAGIEHTEAERELIHRAAKLSGRLDIDDVDDVEAARGEIADRLDVDVERLRELVEPLESIYAIADHSRTLAYMFGDEIVPSNVGTGYLARMVLRRMKRLVDEVGVDAPLDELVDMQADRLGYENRDTVREIVRSEERKYEETLERGARKVEQLADEYAGTGEPIPTEELLELYDSHGIQPDMVADIADERGATVDVPDDFYALVADRHEEADAAEAADERDERLADLPETEKLFYDDQGRTEFEAVVLDVLEAEEGYDVVLDQTMFYPEGGGQPTDRGQLTVGETTVDVTDVQETDGIVLHRTDADPGKGEFVRGQVDGDRRDRLRAHHTATHLIGHAAREVLGGHVRQAGAQKGTDSARLDVRHFERITREDVKAIERVANELVRDDVPVRQEWPDRNEAEAEHGFDLYQGGVPPGTNVRLIHVGDADVQACAGTHVDRTGEIGAVKVLKTEPVQDGVERIVFAAGAAAVEATQRTEDALYDAADVLDVDPLDVPDTAERFFEEWKARGKEIESLKEELATARASGGADAEEVEVGGATAVIQRLDGDADELRATANAHVDDGKVAVIGSGAGGSASFVVGVPDGVDVNAGQVVSELAGRVGGGGGGPPDFAQGGGPDADALDDALEAAPDVLRSLQEA